From a single Staphylococcus epidermidis genomic region:
- the miaA gene encoding tRNA (adenosine(37)-N6)-dimethylallyltransferase MiaA, whose amino-acid sequence MTEMTKPFLIVIVGPTASGKTELSIEVAKKFNGEIISGDSMQVYQGMDIGTAKVTTEEMEGIPHYMIDILPPDASFSAYEFKKRAEKYIKDITRRGKVPIIAGGTGLYIQSLLYNYAFEDESISEDKMKQVKLKLKELEHLNNNKLHEYLASFDKESAKDIHPNNRKRVLRAIEYYLKTKKLLSSRKKVQQFTENYDTLLIGIEMSRETLYLRINKRVDIMLGHGLFNEVQHLVEQGFEASQSMQAIGYKELVPVIKGNISMENAVEKLKQHSRQYAKRQLTWFKNKMNVHWLNKERMSLQMMLDEITTQINKRSSNHDCKRKHPRPSTREL is encoded by the coding sequence ATGACTGAAATGACAAAGCCTTTTTTAATCGTTATTGTAGGTCCAACTGCTTCAGGTAAAACTGAGTTAAGTATTGAAGTTGCTAAAAAATTTAATGGAGAAATTATTAGCGGAGATTCAATGCAGGTCTATCAAGGAATGGATATTGGTACAGCAAAAGTTACAACTGAAGAAATGGAAGGTATACCACATTATATGATAGATATTTTGCCTCCAGATGCTTCCTTTTCTGCATATGAATTTAAAAAAAGGGCAGAAAAATATATTAAAGATATTACTAGAAGAGGCAAGGTGCCTATTATAGCAGGAGGAACAGGACTATATATACAATCTCTCTTATACAACTATGCTTTTGAAGATGAATCCATATCTGAAGATAAAATGAAACAAGTTAAATTAAAGTTAAAAGAACTTGAGCATCTAAATAATAATAAGCTCCACGAATATTTAGCTTCATTCGACAAAGAATCAGCCAAGGATATACATCCTAATAACAGAAAAAGAGTGTTGCGAGCAATAGAATATTATTTGAAAACAAAAAAACTTTTAAGTTCTCGCAAGAAAGTGCAACAATTTACTGAAAATTATGATACATTATTAATAGGGATTGAAATGTCGCGTGAAACATTATATTTAAGAATAAATAAACGTGTTGATATTATGTTGGGCCACGGATTATTTAATGAAGTGCAACATCTCGTTGAACAAGGTTTTGAAGCGAGTCAAAGTATGCAAGCCATTGGGTATAAAGAGCTTGTACCCGTTATTAAGGGAAATATAAGCATGGAAAATGCTGTAGAGAAATTAAAACAGCATTCTCGACAATATGCTAAAAGACAGTTGACTTGGTTTAAAAATAAAATGAATGTTCATTGGTTAAATAAAGAAAGGATGTCACTTCAAATGATGTTAGATGAGATTACAACCCAAATAAATAAAAGGAGTTCTAACCATGATTGCAAACGAAAACATCCAAGACCAAGCACTAGAGAACTTTAA
- the glpK gene encoding glycerol kinase GlpK produces the protein MEKYILSIDQGTTSSRAILFNKEGEIKGVSQREFKQHFPHPGWVEHDANEIWTSVLSVMAELLNENNINANQIEGIGITNQRETTVVWDKNTGRPIYHAIVWQSRQTQDICTNLKEQGYEETFREKTGLLLDPYFAGTKVKWILDHVEGAREKAENGDLLFGTIDSWLVWKLSGRTAHITDYTNASRTLMFNIYDLKWDDELLELLNIPKQMLPEVKESSEIYGKTIDYHFFGQEVPIAGIAGDQQAALFGQACFDRGDVKNTYGTGGFMLMNTGEEAVKSESGLLTTIAYGLDGKVNYALEGSIFVSGSAIQWLRDGLRMINSAPQTENYASRVESTEGVYMVPAFVGLGTPYWDSEARGAIFGLSRGTEKEHFIRATLESLCYQTRDVMEAMSKDSGIEVQNLRVDGGAVKNNFIMQFQADIVNSSVERPEIQETTALGAAYLAGLAVGFWDDKEDIRERWKLQTEFKPEMDADQRHKLYSGWKKAVKATQVFKLED, from the coding sequence ATGGAAAAATATATTTTATCAATTGATCAAGGAACTACGAGTTCACGTGCGATACTTTTTAATAAAGAAGGAGAAATTAAAGGTGTTTCTCAAAGAGAATTTAAACAACACTTTCCACATCCAGGCTGGGTAGAACATGATGCTAATGAAATATGGACATCTGTTCTATCAGTTATGGCTGAGTTACTTAATGAAAACAATATTAATGCAAATCAAATTGAAGGTATTGGTATTACAAACCAACGTGAAACGACAGTTGTATGGGATAAAAATACAGGTCGTCCAATCTATCACGCTATCGTTTGGCAATCACGTCAGACACAAGATATTTGTACAAATTTAAAGGAACAGGGTTATGAAGAAACATTTAGAGAAAAAACAGGTTTACTTTTAGACCCGTACTTTGCGGGAACTAAAGTAAAATGGATTCTTGATCATGTTGAAGGTGCTAGAGAAAAAGCTGAAAATGGTGATTTACTCTTCGGAACAATCGATTCATGGTTAGTATGGAAATTGTCAGGACGTACTGCTCATATTACAGATTACACTAATGCAAGTCGTACATTAATGTTTAATATTTATGACCTAAAATGGGATGATGAGTTGTTAGAACTTTTAAATATTCCTAAACAAATGTTACCTGAAGTTAAAGAATCAAGTGAAATTTACGGGAAAACTATCGACTATCACTTCTTTGGTCAAGAAGTACCTATTGCTGGTATTGCCGGTGACCAACAAGCAGCATTATTTGGTCAAGCATGTTTTGACCGTGGTGATGTAAAAAATACATACGGCACAGGTGGATTTATGCTAATGAATACTGGTGAAGAAGCAGTTAAGTCAGAAAGTGGCTTGTTAACAACCATTGCATACGGTTTAGATGGAAAAGTTAATTATGCACTTGAAGGTTCAATTTTCGTATCTGGTTCTGCTATCCAATGGCTACGAGATGGTTTGAGAATGATTAATTCTGCGCCACAAACCGAAAACTATGCTTCAAGAGTAGAGTCAACTGAGGGTGTTTATATGGTTCCAGCATTTGTTGGTTTAGGTACACCTTATTGGGATTCAGAAGCAAGAGGTGCTATTTTCGGATTATCTCGTGGTACGGAAAAAGAACATTTCATTCGTGCTACATTAGAATCTTTGTGCTATCAAACAAGAGATGTTATGGAAGCTATGTCTAAGGACTCAGGTATTGAAGTTCAAAATTTACGCGTTGATGGTGGTGCTGTAAAAAATAACTTCATTATGCAGTTCCAAGCAGATATCGTAAATTCATCTGTTGAAAGACCTGAAATCCAAGAAACAACAGCACTTGGTGCTGCATATTTAGCTGGATTAGCTGTTGGATTCTGGGATGATAAAGAGGATATCCGTGAACGTTGGAAACTTCAAACTGAGTTCAAACCAGAAATGGATGCAGATCAACGTCATAAACTTTATAGTGGTTGGAAAAAAGCTGTTAAGGCGACTCAAGTATTTAAATTAGAAGATTAA
- a CDS encoding glutathione peroxidase, with translation MESIYDFVVQKNNGESYKLEQYKGDVMLIVNTASECGFTPQFEGLQKLYDEYKDQGFIILGFPCNQFGGQEPGSGEEAAQNCKINYGVTFPIHEKVDVKGDNQHPLFHFLTNAAKGMINEKIKWNFTKFLIDREGNVIKRFSPQKKPEQIKTEIEKLL, from the coding sequence ATGGAAAGTATTTATGATTTTGTTGTACAAAAAAACAATGGTGAAAGTTATAAATTAGAGCAGTATAAGGGTGACGTTATGCTTATTGTCAACACTGCTAGCGAATGTGGTTTTACACCTCAATTCGAAGGTTTACAGAAGTTATATGATGAGTATAAGGATCAAGGATTTATTATTTTAGGATTTCCATGTAACCAATTTGGCGGTCAAGAACCAGGATCGGGAGAAGAAGCTGCTCAAAATTGCAAAATTAACTATGGTGTGACTTTCCCTATTCATGAAAAAGTTGATGTTAAAGGTGATAATCAACATCCATTATTTCACTTTTTAACAAACGCTGCTAAAGGTATGATAAACGAAAAAATCAAATGGAATTTCACTAAATTCCTAATCGACCGTGAAGGTAATGTGATTAAACGTTTCTCCCCTCAAAAGAAACCGGAACAAATTAAGACTGAAATTGAAAAATTACTATAA
- a CDS encoding MIP/aquaporin family protein, with product MNAYLAEFLGTAILILFGGGVCANVNLKRSAGNGADWIVIAFGWGLAVTMGVYAVGTFSGAHLNPAVTVALAMDGGFSWAQVPGYIVCQMLGGIVGGVFVWLMYLPHWKVTEDPAVKLGVFSTAPAIKNYFANFLSEIIGTMALTLGILFIGVNKIADGLNPIIVGSLIIAIGLSLGGTTGYAINPARDLAPRIAHAILPIHGKGKSNWSYAIVPVLGPMAGGMLGAIVYEVFYKQTFNFSCFIGLIVLIFTLILGVILNKISQNKNNDIESIY from the coding sequence ATGAATGCTTATTTAGCAGAATTTTTAGGTACTGCAATCCTTATTCTTTTTGGTGGTGGCGTTTGTGCAAACGTTAACTTAAAGAGAAGTGCTGGTAACGGTGCAGATTGGATTGTTATTGCATTTGGTTGGGGTTTGGCAGTAACAATGGGCGTTTATGCTGTTGGAACGTTTTCTGGTGCACATTTAAATCCAGCTGTAACAGTTGCTTTAGCCATGGATGGTGGATTTAGCTGGGCGCAAGTACCGGGCTATATTGTTTGTCAAATGCTTGGCGGTATTGTTGGTGGAGTTTTTGTATGGTTAATGTATTTACCACACTGGAAAGTTACAGAAGATCCAGCAGTCAAATTAGGTGTATTTTCAACAGCACCAGCCATTAAAAATTATTTTGCTAACTTTTTAAGTGAGATTATCGGGACTATGGCTTTAACATTAGGAATTTTATTTATCGGGGTTAATAAAATTGCTGATGGTTTAAATCCAATTATTGTTGGTAGTCTTATCATAGCAATTGGTTTAAGCTTAGGAGGTACTACTGGTTACGCTATTAATCCAGCCCGTGACCTAGCACCACGTATTGCACATGCTATTTTGCCAATTCATGGTAAAGGTAAATCTAACTGGTCTTACGCAATTGTACCCGTTCTGGGACCCATGGCAGGTGGTATGTTAGGTGCGATTGTTTACGAAGTGTTTTATAAACAAACATTCAATTTTAGTTGTTTCATTGGTTTAATTGTACTTATATTCACACTTATACTTGGCGTGATACTAAATAAGATATCTCAAAATAAAAACAACGATATTGAATCAATTTATTAA
- the hflX gene encoding GTPase HflX, translated as MTQHATYKTKNKRETAVLIGVHAQTDRQFNFESTMEELDALSQTCQLNVKGQITQNREQFDHKYYVGKGKIDEIKSFIEFHDIDVVVTNDELTTAQSKTLNDNLGIKIIDRTQLILEIFALRARSREGKLQVELAQLDYLLPRLHGHGKSLSRLGGGIGTRGPGETKLEMDRRHIRTRMNEIKHQLKTVVDHRERYRNKREQNQVFQIALVGYTNAGKSSWFNVLANEETYEKNILFATLDPKTRQIQVNEGFNLIISDTVGFIQKLPTTLVAAFKSTLEEAKGADVLMHVVDASHSEYRTQIDTVNQIINDLDMDHIPQVVIFNKKDLCNEQMDVPVSKSAHVFVSSRDENDKQKVKNLVIQEIKNSLSPYEEIVDSADADRLYFLKQHTLVTELIFDETQASYRIKGFKKL; from the coding sequence GTGACACAGCATGCGACTTATAAAACAAAAAATAAACGAGAAACTGCTGTATTAATCGGTGTACATGCTCAAACGGATCGTCAATTTAATTTTGAATCTACTATGGAAGAGCTCGATGCTTTATCACAAACTTGCCAACTTAATGTTAAAGGACAAATCACTCAAAATAGAGAGCAATTTGACCATAAATATTATGTTGGAAAAGGAAAAATCGATGAAATAAAATCTTTCATAGAATTCCATGATATAGATGTTGTCGTAACCAACGATGAATTAACGACGGCACAGTCTAAAACGTTAAATGATAATTTGGGCATTAAAATCATCGATAGAACCCAATTAATTTTAGAGATATTCGCGTTGCGAGCGAGAAGTAGAGAGGGAAAGCTACAAGTAGAACTTGCACAACTCGATTATTTGTTACCAAGACTACATGGTCATGGTAAAAGCCTATCTCGTCTTGGTGGTGGCATAGGAACAAGAGGCCCAGGTGAAACAAAATTAGAAATGGATCGTCGCCATATTAGAACACGTATGAATGAGATTAAACATCAATTAAAAACGGTCGTGGATCATCGGGAAAGATATAGAAATAAACGTGAACAAAATCAAGTTTTTCAAATCGCTTTAGTTGGTTATACAAATGCAGGAAAATCGTCATGGTTTAATGTTTTAGCTAATGAGGAGACCTATGAAAAAAATATTTTGTTTGCAACATTAGATCCCAAAACACGACAAATACAAGTGAATGAAGGATTTAATTTAATTATTTCTGATACGGTAGGATTTATTCAGAAATTACCAACGACATTGGTGGCTGCGTTTAAATCTACACTAGAAGAAGCTAAAGGTGCAGACGTACTTATGCATGTCGTCGATGCAAGTCATTCGGAATACCGTACTCAAATTGACACTGTAAATCAAATTATTAATGATTTAGATATGGACCATATTCCACAAGTAGTTATTTTTAATAAAAAAGACTTATGTAACGAACAGATGGATGTACCTGTATCTAAATCTGCGCATGTTTTTGTATCTAGTCGTGATGAAAATGATAAACAAAAGGTGAAAAATTTAGTAATTCAAGAAATAAAAAATAGTCTCAGCCCATACGAAGAAATTGTAGATAGTGCTGATGCAGATAGATTATATTTTCTTAAACAACACACGCTTGTTACTGAATTAATATTTGACGAAACACAAGCATCTTATCGTATCAAAGGATTTAAAAAATTATAA
- a CDS encoding alpha/beta hydrolase produces MSQSHFKITVEDGTMLEVKIDKAKKSTIGIVHLFHGMAEHMDRYQELVEALNTQGYDVVRHNHRGHGKEIDENERGHFNSMNQIVDDAYEIIETLYLEELNVPYIIIGHSMGSIIARSFVEKYPDIAQGLILTGTGMFPKWKGVPIRLAMKLVTFIFGKRRRLKWVNQLLNKTFNKKITQPRTDSDWISTRQDEVDKFVEDEFCGFKVSNQLIYQTLKTMMKTVERQQLKRMDKELPILFISGKDDPFGEYGKGIKHLARLYKRAGIKHITVQLYKHKRHEILFEEDYLKTWQHMFEWMEKQILKKQK; encoded by the coding sequence GTGAGTCAAAGTCATTTTAAAATAACAGTTGAAGATGGAACAATGTTAGAGGTGAAAATTGATAAAGCAAAAAAGAGTACTATTGGTATTGTTCATCTTTTCCATGGCATGGCTGAACATATGGACCGTTATCAAGAGTTAGTTGAGGCTTTAAATACACAAGGTTATGACGTTGTTAGACATAATCACCGTGGACATGGTAAAGAAATAGATGAGAATGAACGTGGTCATTTTAATAGCATGAATCAAATTGTAGATGATGCTTATGAAATTATTGAGACATTATATCTTGAAGAGCTCAATGTACCCTATATTATCATAGGTCATTCAATGGGCTCCATTATTGCTAGATCATTTGTTGAAAAGTATCCTGACATTGCTCAAGGTTTAATTCTTACAGGAACAGGTATGTTCCCCAAGTGGAAAGGTGTACCAATACGTTTAGCAATGAAGTTAGTTACATTTATTTTTGGGAAACGACGTCGACTCAAGTGGGTGAATCAATTATTGAATAAAACTTTCAATAAAAAAATCACTCAACCTCGAACAGATAGTGATTGGATTTCTACACGTCAGGATGAAGTTGATAAATTTGTGGAAGATGAATTTTGTGGATTCAAAGTATCTAATCAGCTCATTTATCAAACTTTAAAGACCATGATGAAGACAGTAGAACGACAACAACTAAAAAGAATGGACAAAGAACTACCTATACTATTTATTTCTGGGAAAGATGATCCTTTTGGTGAATATGGTAAAGGTATAAAGCATTTAGCTAGATTATATAAAAGAGCAGGTATTAAACATATAACAGTACAACTATATAAACATAAGCGTCATGAAATATTATTTGAAGAAGATTATTTGAAAACATGGCAACACATGTTTGAATGGATGGAAAAGCAAATTTTGAAAAAACAAAAGTGA
- the hfq gene encoding RNA chaperone Hfq, whose amino-acid sequence MIANENIQDQALENFKSEKTEVTIFFLNGFQMKGVVENYDKYVVSLNSQGKQHLIYKHAISTFTVDNESSEATEVNSEE is encoded by the coding sequence ATGATTGCAAACGAAAACATCCAAGACCAAGCACTAGAGAACTTTAAATCGGAAAAAACTGAAGTCACAATTTTCTTTTTAAATGGCTTTCAAATGAAAGGTGTCGTTGAAAATTATGACAAATATGTTGTAAGTTTAAATTCTCAGGGTAAGCAACATCTGATTTACAAACATGCGATCAGCACTTTCACTGTAGATAATGAATCGTCTGAAGCAACTGAAGTGAATAGTGAAGAATAA
- a CDS encoding glycerol-3-phosphate dehydrogenase/oxidase, which yields MSLSTLKRDHIKKNLRDTEYDVVIVGGGITGAGIALDASNRGMKVALVEMQDFAQGTSSRSTKLVHGGLRYLKQLQVGVVAETGKERAIVYENGPHVTTPEWMLLPMHKGGTFGKFSTSIGLAMYDRLAGVKKSERKKMLSKQETLNKEPLVKRDGLKGGGYYVEYRTDDARLTIEVMKKAAENGAEIINYTKSEHFTYDSNKKVNGIEVLDMIDGETYAIKAKKVINASGPWVDEVRSGDYARNNKQLRLTKGVHVVIDQSKFPLGQAVYFDTEKDGRMIFAIPREGKAYVGTTDTFYDNEKATPLTTQEDRDYLINAINYMFPTVNVKDEDIESTWAGIRPLILEKGKDPSEISRKDEVWEGESGLLTIAGGKLTGYRHMALEIVDLLAKRLKQEYGLKFESCATKNLKISGGDVGGSKNFEHFVEQKVDAAKGFGIDEDVARRLASKYGSNVDQLFNIAQTAPYHDSKLPLEIYVELVYSIQQEMVYKPTDFLVRRSGKLYFNIQDVLDYKNAVIDVMADMLNYSETQKEAYTEEVEVAIDEARTGNDQPATKA from the coding sequence ATGTCATTATCTACATTGAAAAGGGATCATATTAAAAAGAATTTAAGAGACACTGAATACGATGTTGTTATCGTAGGTGGCGGTATTACAGGTGCAGGTATTGCTTTAGATGCAAGTAATCGTGGGATGAAGGTAGCTTTAGTAGAGATGCAAGACTTTGCACAAGGTACAAGTTCACGCTCAACTAAACTTGTACACGGTGGTTTAAGATATTTAAAACAACTGCAAGTAGGGGTAGTTGCAGAAACAGGTAAAGAACGTGCTATTGTTTATGAAAATGGTCCACATGTGACAACACCAGAATGGATGCTTTTACCTATGCATAAAGGTGGTACATTTGGTAAATTCTCAACTTCTATTGGACTAGCTATGTACGATCGTCTAGCTGGTGTCAAAAAATCCGAACGTAAAAAAATGTTATCTAAGCAAGAAACGTTAAATAAAGAACCTTTAGTTAAACGTGATGGATTAAAAGGCGGTGGCTACTATGTGGAATACCGCACTGATGATGCGCGTTTAACTATTGAAGTTATGAAAAAAGCTGCTGAAAATGGAGCAGAAATCATTAATTATACAAAATCAGAACACTTCACTTATGATTCCAATAAGAAAGTAAATGGTATTGAAGTATTGGATATGATTGATGGCGAAACGTATGCGATTAAAGCTAAAAAAGTTATTAATGCTTCTGGTCCTTGGGTTGATGAAGTGAGAAGTGGCGATTATGCACGTAACAATAAGCAATTAAGATTAACTAAAGGTGTACACGTTGTTATAGATCAATCTAAATTCCCATTAGGTCAAGCAGTTTACTTTGATACTGAAAAAGACGGACGCATGATTTTTGCGATTCCACGTGAAGGAAAAGCTTATGTAGGAACAACTGACACGTTTTATGATAATGAAAAAGCAACACCTTTAACAACACAAGAAGATAGAGACTACTTAATTAATGCAATTAACTATATGTTCCCAACAGTTAATGTTAAAGATGAAGATATTGAATCAACATGGGCTGGTATTCGTCCGCTAATTCTTGAAAAAGGTAAAGATCCTTCTGAAATCTCACGTAAAGATGAAGTTTGGGAAGGTGAATCTGGATTATTAACTATAGCAGGCGGTAAATTAACTGGTTATCGTCATATGGCACTAGAAATTGTTGATTTATTAGCTAAACGTTTAAAACAAGAATACGGATTGAAATTTGAATCATGTGCCACAAAAAATCTAAAAATTTCCGGTGGTGACGTTGGCGGAAGCAAAAACTTTGAACACTTTGTTGAACAAAAAGTTGATGCAGCTAAAGGATTTGGAATTGATGAAGATGTGGCACGTCGCTTAGCAAGTAAATATGGTTCAAATGTTGATCAACTATTTAATATTGCTCAAACGGCACCATATCATGATAGTAAATTACCATTAGAAATTTATGTTGAATTAGTTTATAGTATTCAACAAGAAATGGTTTACAAACCAACTGACTTCTTAGTACGTCGTTCTGGCAAATTATACTTTAATATTCAAGATGTGTTAGATTATAAAAATGCTGTGATAGATGTTATGGCGGATATGCTTAATTATAGTGAAACTCAAAAAGAAGCTTATACTGAAGAAGTAGAAGTTGCGATTGATGAGGCACGTACAGGTAATGATCAACCTGCAACTAAAGCTTAA